The Deltaproteobacteria bacterium genome segment CGTCGGGGCGTATGGGGCGAAACATTGGTGGGACGTATCTTCTTCGTTCGGGACCCGGAACGAGGGATGGTTCGCGCAGGGCACGTACGCCGGCGGCGCGGACAAACTGGGTCACGTGTTCACCACATACGCCGGGACCAGGATGTTGGCGCGGGTGTTCGAAGGCATTGGAAACTCGCCGGAACATTCCCTGCGGCTCGCGGGTTGGACCTCCCTGGGTGTTTTCACGGGAGTCGAGGTCATGGACGGCTTCTCTTCAAGGTGGCGCTTCAGTTACGAAGACGTGGTGTTCAATGCGGCCGGCGTGGCCCTCGCCCTCCTGCTGGAGAGACACCCGTCGATCGACGCCCTTCTGGACTTCCGGCTTCTTTACGAGCGATCCGATGATGATCGCCTCCGCGGGAAGACTTCCCCCACGGGGGATTACTCGGGGCAGACCTATCTGCTGGTGTTCAAGGCGGACGGCGTTCCCCAGCTTCGGAACGTTCCCCTGGTGCGCTATCTGGAACTCCTGGTCGGCTACGGCGCGCGCGGGTACGAAATCCAGAGGGACCCCCATCGGTTGGTGTATTACGGGGTAGGGATCAACCTGTCACGGGTCCTGGGCGACACCCTGTTCCGGGGCGACCTGAAGGGCGGGAAGGTCCAGGGCGCGACGGACACCCTCCTTGAACTTTTCGAGGTCCCCGGTACCGCAGCATTGACCGACCACCGGCTATGATTCACAGACGAGGTTCCACAGCGCCGAATCATCCGGGGATCCTGGATGGGTTCGTCCGTTTCGAGGGGACCCGCTCGAAGAGCCGGGATCCCCAGGAAGAGAGAGGTCGGTGACGGAGATGAATAATCTGCTCGGGATCATCGGTTCCCCCCGGAAGATGGGGAATTGCGAGTTGATGGTGAAGGAGATCGCCGCCCAGGTGCCTGGGTCGCCGAAGCTCTCGATGGTGCGCCTCGTCGAAAAGGATATCCGTCCCTGCAAGGCGTGCTACCGGTGCCTAACCGGGGATTGCCCCCACCAGGACGATTTTTCTGGAGTCCTCCGTGCGATCATGGGTGCGGACGCCGTGATCGTCGCCGCGCCGGCGTACCTCCGGGGCACCCACTCCTGCATCCAGCGGTTTCTGGACCGCGGTCTCCAGGCGTACCGGCACGTGGACGCCCTGTACGGAAAACCGGCGGTCGCCGTCGCCACCGCGGGTGTCGAAGACGGCGAAGGGTCGGCGCTGCTGGGGGTCGAAAACTTCATCCGCCAGCTGGGGTTGTCGCTGAAAGGGAGAGCCGTCGTGCGGGCCACCTTCCCCGGAGACGCGATCGTTTCCGAGGAAGGCAGGAGCACCGCGCACCGGTTGGCCGCCGCCCTCGTTTCTCCGGACGACTACACACCCGAAGGGGTGTCGTGTCCCGAGTGCAAGGGGACGTACTTCGAATTCCGCGGAATGACCCGCATTTACTGCCTCTCCTGCGGGGGCACCGGGACATTATCCATGGACGGGGGAAAGGTCCGTCCGTTGATCGCGCCCCCTGCCCACTCCTGGCGGAAGAAGGAAGACATGGCGTCGCACGGGAAATGGCTCCTCGGGCAACGCGAGGAGTTCCTTCGCCAGAGGGAACGGCTGAAGGACGCCGTGAAGCCGTACCTTGGGGGGGAGTTCGTCTGATGCGGAAAGACGGGCTGAGGGCTTAGGGAAGGGAACCGCGGAGGGCTCCATACGCTCGTGATCGGTGATATGTTGGGGAATCGGATATCATCGAAAAAAACGGATTCAGGAATGGAGGCCGCAATGGAGGGAAGTAAAATCGATTTCGCCAAGATCCCGCAGACGGCGATGAACGTGCTGACGTCTCCGGCGGAATTTTTCAGGGAGATGCCCAAAACCGGGGGGTTCGTCGAGCCCCTGGTATTCATGATCGCCATGGGGGTCGTAGCCGGGCTTCTCCAGTCGATTCTCAGCGTCCTCCGCCTCCAGGTCGGCGCCGGGATGGCAATGGGCCTGGGCTCCGTGATCATCCTGCCCATCATGATCGGGATCTTCGGTTTCCTCGGGGCCGCCGTCCTCTTCCTCATCTGGAAATTGATGGGCTCCCAGGAATCGTACGAGACCGCGTACCGGTGCGGAGCGTACATCGGGGTCCTGACGCCCATCTCGGTCCTCCTCCATCTCATCCCCTTCGTCGGTGCGGCGGTGAGCGTCCTCCTGATGACCTTTTTTCTCGTGACCGCCAGCGTCGCCGTCCACAACATCCTTTCCCGGAAGGCATGGCTGGTGTTCGGGATTATCGGCGGGCTGCTCGTGTTCTTCAGCGTCAGCGCGGAGTTCGCGGCGAGAAGGTTCGCGCGGGTCACCGCCGAGTACCAAAAGCAGGCGGAAGAAGCGGCAAAAACGATGCAGAAGCAGACGGAGCAATTCCAGAAGCAGGCCGAAGAGGCCTCCAAGGCGATGGAAAAACAGTCGGAGGAAGCGGCCAGGCAGATGCAACAGCAGATCGAAGCGCAAAAGGCCTTGGAGCAGATGCAGAAGGGTGCGCCGAAAGGGCGATAAGGGAAGATGGGATCGGCCCGCGGGTATTGGATCGCGGTACCGTTAGCCGCGGCGTGGATTCTTTCCGCCATGTCCTGGCTCGGGATCTGCTCCGATGGTTGCGGGGAAACGCATCTGTACCGTCTTTTCGGATTCCCGCTTTCCCCCCTCGGGGTCGGATATTTCACATTGTGCGGCCTCGCTTTTCTCACAAGGAACCGGATCCGATTCTCCGG includes the following:
- a CDS encoding YIP1 family protein encodes the protein MEGSKIDFAKIPQTAMNVLTSPAEFFREMPKTGGFVEPLVFMIAMGVVAGLLQSILSVLRLQVGAGMAMGLGSVIILPIMIGIFGFLGAAVLFLIWKLMGSQESYETAYRCGAYIGVLTPISVLLHLIPFVGAAVSVLLMTFFLVTASVAVHNILSRKAWLVFGIIGGLLVFFSVSAEFAARRFARVTAEYQKQAEEAAKTMQKQTEQFQKQAEEASKAMEKQSEEAARQMQQQIEAQKALEQMQKGAPKGR
- a CDS encoding flavodoxin family protein, with protein sequence MNNLLGIIGSPRKMGNCELMVKEIAAQVPGSPKLSMVRLVEKDIRPCKACYRCLTGDCPHQDDFSGVLRAIMGADAVIVAAPAYLRGTHSCIQRFLDRGLQAYRHVDALYGKPAVAVATAGVEDGEGSALLGVENFIRQLGLSLKGRAVVRATFPGDAIVSEEGRSTAHRLAAALVSPDDYTPEGVSCPECKGTYFEFRGMTRIYCLSCGGTGTLSMDGGKVRPLIAPPAHSWRKKEDMASHGKWLLGQREEFLRQRERLKDAVKPYLGGEFV